A region from the Sander vitreus isolate 19-12246 chromosome 1, sanVit1, whole genome shotgun sequence genome encodes:
- the calca gene encoding LOW QUALITY PROTEIN: calcitonin/calcitonin-related polypeptide, alpha (The sequence of the model RefSeq protein was modified relative to this genomic sequence to represent the inferred CDS: inserted 2 bases in 1 codon): MIMRKLWTLLFAYALIICQMYITQAAPSRTSKESMSDGIILSNDDAQRLLRAIKEFMQITSDEQDTTDGNSLDRPMSKRCTGLSTCVLGKLSQDIHKLQTYPRTNVGAGTPGKKRKSXSEQYENYGNSYN; encoded by the exons ATGATAATGCGGAAACTCTGGACTCTCCTCTTTGCCTATGCGCTGATCATTTGTCAGATGTACATCACACAGGCAGCTCCATCCAG AACTAGTAAGGAGTCTATGTCAGATGGAATCATACTATCGAATGATGATGCCCAAAGGTTACTCCGAGCTATCAAGGAGTTCATGCAGATAACTTCAGATGAACAAGACACAACTGATGGAAACAG CTTGGATAGACCCATGTCTAAGCGCTGCACCGGCTTAAGCACTTGTGTGCTGGGCAAACTCTCCCAGGATATTCACAAACTACAAACCTATCCCCGCACCAACGTGGGAGCAGGGACGCCTGGAAAGAAGCGAAAGTC ATCAGAGCAATATGAAAACTACGGCAACTCATACAACTAA